acaaaatataacaaggataccaaaaatttcaacgACATATACTGAAAATATGCTGACCAAATCACCTAGGAAAAAAACTCATGAAGGCTTAGATACAACAAACTTTATAAGGaaatgttaatatattttcttacctGTTTGGCTTTGTAACCAAGACGCCGAGCTTTATCCGGGCGAGTGGGATGGTTGACGCGGACAATCGATGGATGTTGGCGATATTCCCAGCATCTGACCCTCTGGAGAAACCTCATCACATCGGACTGCTTCTTCCTCCATAGCTCTGACACGTACTTGTACGCCcctatttttccaaattacAAATGATGGGAAccaagcaaaacaaaaaaaaaacataaaaagaagaaactattaaattttcatcaaacaTAAACATACAACAATCTAATATAGGCTCCTGCACAAACAATCTAAACTGAAAGATTTTGaacatagtaaaaaaaaataaagagaaatatAACATTTAACCAAATGCCGCAAAGAAGCTAGAATAATCAaaatgtgataaaaaaaaactttacatCAAACAAAACCATTATACACTCTAATCAAAGCTCCTCCCTAAACAATAGAAAGATTATGAAGATAGTAAGAACACATTCAAAACTTGGGGGGAAAGCTACTCAAACGCTGAAAATTTAAacgagaaaaagaagaaaggaagaagaaaaataatagacaTACCCATTGGAAAATTTAAacgagaaaaagaagaaaggaagaagaagaagaagaagaagaagagacaTACCCATTGGAAAGAAACGTCAGGCTGCTGAAGACACACCGGCTAGGGTTTGCGTTCGAAACCctagtttatatataaatcatttgTATCATTGTCTCATCTTCACCATCAGATTTGGGCTTTCTCTCAAACGGGCTTCAATTGTGGGCCTAAATCACTAAATGGATCGTGAAAAATTAGGAGGAGGTtcctaatatattttcaaatgtaattgtttttaaaattaaagtttagagttttttGGTATTCattcaaaagttaattttcaactcttttataaaaaaaaagtaaaaaaattaaaagtaaaaatgatcctatagaaaattatattttttttcttaagggAATCCCAACGATTTTTAGTTGAATCACCTCTCCATACAAatatttgagatatttttcctgtaaattttttttttaacatttggtttcttttcatttattgatGTTCTATTTGTAAAGTGTGATGGTAGCAAAATCTATAATGATAGACTCTCATAAATGAACCTGAGTTTTATTGTGTAATATTCGTTAATACTTTATACATTGATTAATTGATTCTTATtgtgaataataaattaaattatagaaaattagGGCATGTTTGGTTGATAATTTGGATTCTCTTTTTCGTTTTATCCACTCATTTCAATGTGTCGGTAGTCACTTTGGATAtggtttctaaaatttgttttcatattgTATGATTCAAACCGAGTcgattaaatatttttatgtttttattgtatctggattttgaatttataattttaaaatgcataATCATATGAAACAAAGATACAAATATTatctcaaaatgaaaattaaaatatgtattacgttgtataaaattacaaaacaatatttaaatgcaatatctaaaataaaacatgctcaTGAAATAGATAAtgatagtttattttttgtggGCAACTATAGTTAACTtgatgatttataaatatacatagtagtttatttaaacacatttgaaagAATTTTCAAGGGAGTTGGTTGTTGGAGTCGTGAGTTGGTCGTTGGAATTGGTTGTGTAAATTGATCATCGAAGTTTGTGTGTCGGAGATGGTTATCAAAGCCCATAATTACTGGTCATCGAAATTGGTCACATTAAGGTGGGGGAGGGAGTTTGCCATTGAAGGTGGCCCATGGAAAGTGAGTGTCAAGGTTGATCATTGAAGATGATTTTCATCAAAGTTTGTGTGTCAAAGGCAGTTATCAAAGCCCATAATTATTGGTCAACAACACTGGTCAACCTATGGTGGTCGCCAGAGTTTGTCTCGAGACTTCAGAGTTGGTTGTGTGAAAGTGGTTGTTGAAGTTGATTTTCAAAGTGTGACAACGATAATTATCAATGGTGATCGCCGACCGACAAATGGACTTATTGGAAACATTGGAAGAAACGAGTGTTGAGTGAGTTATACCAACTCAATTCGACGAACATTTAAAGTTGATGTGCCAAAACAATATACCAACTCAACTCATCGTGAGTAGGTGAACCAATCACTCCCTACAAGGGTTGTTACATATCAAGTTCATGAATCTCTTACTATTTTGGTATTTATTTACGATTTCCTTTCATACTTTCAAGCCGTCTAAACTCACtctatgttattttaatactttgaaatttctttctattctttAGAAAACATATTCACTTGCATGATAAGTGTGGATCCTAATATTACCACCATCAAGAAAGACGATATACAAAAAGTCCTTTACAACAACTATCAACATTATCGGGTAAAAACCTATTCCACAGCTAGAAATCAAAGATACTGAATACGTTGTTGTTTCCATAGAAATAACAAAGGAGAAAGATTACACAAGAACTTGACATCCCTCCAACTTCCTTACTAAATGAGCACCTTCACTACACAGCCAGACGTAAAAGTCCCATTTTGACATTGTAAGGATTTGCCCTTCTTCGTTGTGTTCTTTTGTTGGTTGTTCTATCCACAGGCTTTTTCTTCACAATCATCTCAAATTAGTCACTGAATTTAAAAGGGAACTAATATCCGGTGTTACAACAACTCGGTTGCCAATGTCTCCGAGATCACAGCACTGTCCCTCTTCAGTGTTGATTGCCACAACATGTTGAAGAAAACTGCAGTTTGATCCAGAAGAAACCTACAACAGCCGCAAAACAGGACCAAATTGTTAAGAAATctacttaaaaaataaacggAAAAcgtaaacaataaaaaattgacattCACTTGATTTTTAACAGTATATCTGCTAACTTGATTCAAGTGCCTTTTGAGTTTGAGTTTATATAGTGCACTCCTCTAAACCCTACGGTCTAAATTggaaataacataaatatgaatacaacTTCGATTTTGAGGGCTGGGGTCATCTTTAGACCTCGGTTCACTGATTGCGATAGGTCACATTTGGGGTGGCacacaacaaattaaatgcaTTCCAAACACAAATAATATCACAATATATGACATCTAAACTACAGGCGGGCagcaaaaaaaagaactcaACAATGCTTGATATTGGTTGTAGAAAGTTAACGACTTTACTCACATCGTAAAGAATGTCTCCCAGCCTCAACTTAATAGCTCCACTCTTGTATATCAGTAGTTTCCCCATACATCCAGCAGACAGTTTCTTCAAATCGTCGAGATCGGACGAGCTCGTGCTGTTTGAAGATCTTGAATTTCCTACTTTCTCCTTTCCCGTTGCAGTAGACGATTGTTTGGGTAAAGGAAGACGTGCAGGAAGCTGAAAGAAGTACTTAGTACTCTCTGTGTTTTCATCCTGCATCAAAAAACACCACCatattataagttataacTAGATTCTGCATAAAGAAATACCAatgtatatatgaaataagCCACAGTTCCCAATTATTCACCCACCAGCAACCCGAGATCCAAGGCAGGTATTACAGAGTTCTCATCATACTCTCTATTCATCACATCCTGCCCAAACTCGGCTTCATCAAGTCGTTCTAAATCCAAGAAGAGGCAGGAGAGTTAGCTGAACTACAGAACAAAGTCAGAACGATCCTCCACTAAGGTCAAAAGTTCATTTCATCATAGATGAGCAATCCCTTATATAATGACTCTTAAAAGTctgcttttgttttcaagatttGATTATAAGCTTTTGCGTGATTAAGTATTAGCTCCATAAAATAGTTCTAATGcttcaaaaccaattttgaTTGTATAGATATTCACAGTTCAACGTGTGAAATCAAACATATGAATAAAGACATTGTTTCATAGCAACTTTGAACAtgacaaaagtgattttaattctttcaaaatcattCACAAACATGTCTAAGATGCCATTAAGATCATTTTATATCATAAATCACTTATCAGTTTTCACAAACCAAAAGCTAAAGGTGGCCAATGTGACACTTCTGCTATTCCTCTTTGGGAGAGAATAAAGACATACCAGGGTCTCCAGAGTAAGGCATCCGTAAAGGGAGTGTAGTAGGATAGTAAGAATTTTGGTAATCCTGAAAAAGTATCATGAGATCAGGAAGTTAATCTTTATGTGTGTGTCaaaagtgagagagaaaaagagattaCCCAAGGTTCTTTGTAATCCCTCTTGGTCTTGGTTTCCATAGCCGAACTAGAGGATTCAGTAATTCCatctttggtttttttatcaaaatattttccatcTTCGTTAACATCCCTAGCCACTGGCAAGACAAACTCCTCATCTTCATCAACTTCAGGCTCAATGTCATTTTTTCTGCTACCGTTTTCTACTTTGGGAACTCCATATGTTCTAATAGAAGATGACGTTGATTCAGCGCCAGGACCGAATGCAACTTGCACTGAAGCTGCAGATatgcaaatgaaaatagagatCATGTTAAGGCAACAATGGAAACTTCATCTTCCGTTGCTAAGAACTtgggattttcttttctcgTGATGACAAATTATTTAGTCGTTGGAGGTAGATTTAAAAATCTGAATGCACCTAATAATTATTAGATACGAATGTTCAAGGtgcttttgcaattttttccTTCATACATTCAactctacaaaattattagcCACATTGTAGCAGCCCACACTCTCTTGTGAATGAAAACAAACCCGTTTACATGGATAATCCGTCCAAATTATATTAAGAAACCAATACAGTGCTATtgatattaattcaaaattttaaagtaatacttcatatacattttttttcgaCCTTGTTCGCTCGTTTTCCGAGATTCTCCTGCAAAGTGGAAAGAAAACCAAATCAGTTCTTACAGTTACATATTAAGGCCAAAGGTTAAGGAGTCAATTGTTGCCCCTTTGCTGTTTTAACTCTTAACAGGTAGTCTGTACTGTCTAACACTAATGGATGCTCGATGCTTTTTCAAATGAgtaaagaaagtgaaaaatcaaacaattgtTTCATTACCTAGCCATCATCGGTGGATATAGTTCCACCCATAGGCTATGTTTTCAAACATGTTAACATATTTTAAAGGTGAATTAAATCGTATTTGATCAAGGAACATAAATCTACAAcactaaaaatgaaacaaaattatttcgTATGAAGATATTGTTGA
This is a stretch of genomic DNA from Cucumis sativus cultivar 9930 chromosome 4, Cucumber_9930_V3, whole genome shotgun sequence. It encodes these proteins:
- the LOC101207602 gene encoding DNA-directed RNA polymerase III subunit rpc4, which gives rise to MKNSDPSPPRRKVKFAPKSSQRKRPPPPPVQKTEDEDGEGYVAQTRYLLRRANENLGKRANKVEKKSSVQVAFGPGAESTSSSIRTYGVPKVENGSRKNDIEPEVDEDEEFVLPVARDVNEDGKYFDKKTKDGITESSSSAMETKTKRDYKEPWDYQNSYYPTTLPLRMPYSGDPERLDEAEFGQDVMNREYDENSVIPALDLGLLDENTESTKYFFQLPARLPLPKQSSTATGKEKVGNSRSSNSTSSSDLDDLKKLSAGCMGKLLIYKSGAIKLRLGDILYDVSSGSNCSFLQHVVAINTEEGQCCDLGDIGNRVVVTPDISSLLNSVTNLR